In Carya illinoinensis cultivar Pawnee chromosome 7, C.illinoinensisPawnee_v1, whole genome shotgun sequence, the following are encoded in one genomic region:
- the LOC122315022 gene encoding GDSL esterase/lipase At5g33370-like, with protein METSSSTFITTIGMILGLTIAIIIAIVQPADARAFFVFGDSLVDSGNNNYLATTARADSPPYGIDYPTHRATGRFSNGLNIPDLISQSIGSESTLPYLSPQLTGQRLLVGANFASAGIGILNDTGIQFLNIIRMYRQLEYFQEYQRRVGALIGSEGAKRLVNQALVLITVGGNDFVNNYYLVPYSARSRQYSLPDYVKYLISEYRKLLQNLYKLGARRVLVTGTGPLGCVPAELAMRGTNGGCSAELQRAASLYNPQLVQMIKELNSKIGRDVFIAANTERMHNDFVNNPQAFGFTTSKIACCGQGPYNGIGLCTQVSNLCPNRDQHAFWDPFHPSEKANRIIVQQIMSGSPDYMSPMNLSAIMALDNWSTP; from the exons ATGGAAACTTCCTCATCAACCTTCATCACTACAATTGGCATGATTTTGGGTCTGACAATTGCTATAATAATAGCCATTGTTCAGCCGGCAGATGCCAGGGCTTTCTTCGTCTTCGGGGATTCACTCGTGGATAGTGGCAACAACAACTACTTGGCTACAACTGCCCGTGCTGACTCACCTCCTTATGGCATCGACTATCCGACTCACCGCGCCACAGGCCGCTTCTCCAATGGCCTTAACATCCCCGACCTCATCA GTCAGAGTATTGGCTCTGAATCCACATTGCCATACTTGAGCCCACAGCTCACCGGACAAAGGCTGCTTGTTGGCGCCAACTTTGCTTCAGCAGGCATTGGAATCCTCAATGACACTGGAATTCAGTTT CTAAACATAATAAGAATGTATAGACAGTTGGAATACTTCCAAGAATATCAGCGACGAGTGGGTGCATTGATTGGAAGTGAAGGAGCCAAGAGACTTGTGAACCAAGCCCTCGTCCTCATCACTGTCGGAGGCAATGATTTTGTAAACAACTACTACTTGGTACCCTATTCTGCGAGGTCTCGCCAGTATTCACTGCCAGATTATGTCAAGTATCTCATCTCAGAGTACCGAAAACTTTTACAG AATCTATACAAGCTGGGAGCCCGAAGGGTTCTTGTAACAGGTACCGGACCACTGGGTTGTGTCCCAGCAGAGTTGGCCATGCGAGGCACAAATGGTGGATGCTCAGCTGAACTCCAGAGAGCTGCTTCCTTGTACAACCCGCAACTTGTCCAGATGATAAAAGAACTCAATTCCAAAATTGGCAGAGATGTCTTCATTGCTGCCAATACAGAGCGCATGCACAACGATTTCGTTAACAACCCTCAAGCATTTG GATTTACAACATCAAAGATAGCTTGTTGTGGGCAAGGACCTTACAATGGCATTGGGCTATGCACTCAAGTCTCCAACTTGTGCCCCAACCGAGACCAGCATGCTTTTTGGGATCCATTCCATCCATCGGAAAAGGCGAATAGAATTATTGTCCAGCAGATCATGTCCGGATCTCCTGATTACATGAGCCCAATGAACCTCAGCGCTATCATGGCCTTGGACAATTGGAGTACTCCATGA